One Phaseolus vulgaris cultivar G19833 chromosome 4, P. vulgaris v2.0, whole genome shotgun sequence DNA window includes the following coding sequences:
- the LOC137837490 gene encoding uncharacterized protein: protein MTYYLNQKDFDAAQLYVLQNCEEVQPYFDIYVEYLREISPTASEAQIGQYISSYFATWFKQYVLNPENNIEDPLLVNLAWGPKRKVQSWSIYVINGYKFHTVLWSEGMNSTNYGVYVRGTNGQSESDFYGILSNIIQLEYIGFPIMNVVLFQCEWFDNTPNIGTKVDKNYGIVQVKESRRYNKAYDPFIFAQQAEQVYYTKYPEGHQGWLGVIKTKARIRIIDNTVSEVEHDTPYQDDELLQLEVVLHVDPEFIHDSLADVDGGGRRSRYTITK, encoded by the exons ATGACATATTATCTAAATCAAAAAGACTTTGATGCTGCCCAATTGTATGTTCTTCAAAACTGTGAAGAGGTTCAACCATACTTTGA TATTTATGTTGAATATTTAAGAGAGATTAGTCCTACTGCTTCAGAAGCTCAAATTGGCCAATACATTTCATCCTATTTTGCTACATGGTTCAAACAATAT GTTCTAAATCcagaaaataatattgaagatcCATTATTGGTTAACTTAGCATGGGGTCCTAAGAGAAAAGTTCAATCATGGTCTATCTATGTTATCAATGGATACAAATTTCACACTGTTCTTTGGAGTGAAGGCATGAATTCCACTAACTATGGTGTTTATGTACGAGGAACCAATGGTCAATCAGAGTCAGATTTTTATGGAATATTGTCTAATATTATTCAATTGGAGTATATTGGCTTTCCAATAATGAATGTAGTTCTCTTCCAGTGTGAATGGTTTGATAATACTCCTAATATAGGAACCAAAGTAGATAAGAACTATGGGATCGTTCAAGTAAAAGAATCACGGAGATATAATAAAGCATATGATCCATTCATATTTGCCCAACAGGCAGAGCAAGTTTATTACACCAAATATCCAGAGGGACATCAAGGTTGGTTGGgagtaattaaaacaaaagctcGTATTAGAATCATTGATAACACAGTAAGTGAGGTTGAGCATGACACTCCATACCAAGATGATGAGCTTCTACAACTTGAAGTAGTGCTACATGTTGATCCAGAATTCATTCATGATTCTCTTGCTGATGTTGATGGGGGGGGGAGAAGAAGTAGATATACAATTACTAAATGA
- the LOC137837489 gene encoding uncharacterized protein codes for MTPRGRGGGRRPPNRGGRGVRVDDISLPNTNIPPSFVLPTTMESTHPIYEGAAPLPTLHGQDIEHHVGESNPTTFSTEPTMNQPSPIQDSLTPDNESGNVVDQRPWLHAERGDFSPANGPSNVISRIIKQKYDEPSPTWKKVRLELRDRWFGEFKKEYRWDMEQDQLIRSIFDTKASRIFKNAMSKVRHGQDKGTWIPQLVRATLDQHWSSTEFQNKSAIAKANRAVEKGASAYCGGSISTAAHFEKMTKELERQPTAWEVVERTKKLKTGQWVNDKTRDLAEKYKKRREEAQQQQMLESASSQNSHVASIDDNEIYIDVVGSGNKKGNVYGLGVLSKRFNSSTSAHSAASQAPVVHQIEEMR; via the exons ATGACACCAAGGGGTAGAGGTGGTGGTCGTAGACCACCTAATCGTGGTGGTCGAGGTGTTCGTGTTGATGATATATCTTTACCCAATACCAACATTCCCCCTTCGTTTGTTCTACCAACAACTATGGAGTCTACACATCCTATTTATGAAGGAGCTGCCCCACTTCCTACACTTCACGGACAAGATATTGAACATCATGTAGGAGAATCAAATCCTACTACCTTTTCTACAGAGCCAACTATGAATCAACCTTCACCGATACAAGACTCTCTTACACCTGACAATGAGTCTGGCAATGTAGTTGATCAAAGACCCTGGCTTCATGCAGAAAGAGGAGA tTTTTCACCTGCAAATGGACCTTCCAATGTAATCTCACGAATCATCAAGCAAAAATATGATGAACCCAGTCCCACTTGGAAGAAGGTTCGTCTTGAGCTTAGAGATAGATGGTTTGGAGAGTTCAAG AAAGAGTATAGGTGGGATATGGAACAAGACCAACTCATTAGATCCATTTTTGATACAAAAGCCTCCCGTATCTTTAAAAATGCTATGAGTAAAGTTAGGCATGGTCAAGATAAGGGGACCTGGATTCCACAACTTGTTCGAGCAACCTTGGACCAGCATTGGAGTTCTACAGAATTCCAGAACAAGAGTGCTATTGCCAAGGCGAATCGGGCTGTTGAGAAGGGAGCCTCAGCCTACTGTGGTGGTTCCATATCTACCGCAGCTCACTTTGAGAAAAtg ACTAAAGAGCTTGAACGACAACCAACTGCTTGGGAGGTTGTAGAAAGAACAAAGAAATTGAAGACTGGACAATGGGTCAATGACAAGACTCGCGACCTTGCG GAGAAATATAAGAAACGTCGAGAAGAAGCCCAACAACAGCAAATGCTTGAAAGCGCATCTTCGCAAAACTCTCATGTTGCCTCTATTGATGACAATGAAATATACATCGATGTTGTTGGAAGTGGAAATAAAAAAGGGAATGTCTATGGTCTTGGTGTATTGAGCAAAAGGTTTAATAGTTCAACAAGTGCTCACTCTGCTGCAAGTCAAGCTCCAGTAGTCCATCAAATAGAAGAAATGCGTTAG